Sequence from the Paenibacillus tundrae genome:
TGGCTAAGCGTGTGGTCAACGTAGGCACTACATAGTTAGGCAAGCTGACTTTGGAAGACAACTCGGATGCGAATTGTGTATTGCTCATAATTCTCATGATCAAATACTGCAGCGGCCACAGATCCTCTTTGGAGATGTACAACATCGCTTCAAACCATTTATTCCAAAAGGCCAGCGCGTAAAACAGTCCAACTGTTGCTATGGCAGGCATGGAGATAGGCAAAATAATGCGGAATAAAATGTAGATGTCATTCGCACCATCGATTTTGGCCGATTCCGCAAGCGATTCGTCAATCGATTTGAAGAAGTTACGCATCAGGAACATGTTCCATGGACTGACCAGTGCCGGAATGATTAGCACCCAGATGCTGTCTTTCATGTCCAAGTATTTGCTGATAAGCAGGTAGTTAGCAACCAGACCCCCGTGGAACAGCATGGTGAAATAGACGTAAAAGTTGATTGTGTTCCGGTACTTCAGATGACGAAGTGACAACGGATAGGCCAGCGCACAGGTGACCAGCATAGCAAGTGCCGTGCCTACAACAGTGACAAAGATCGTCACCCCGTAAGCTCTATAAATTGTGGCATCCTTAAAGATCAGTTTGTAGGCATCCAGTGAGAACTCACGCGGCCAGAGTGAATACCCGTGCTTCAGAATGCTGGATTCGGTCGAAAGTGAGCTGCTGATAACGGAAATGAACGGAAATAGACAAAAGATTGC
This genomic interval carries:
- a CDS encoding carbohydrate ABC transporter permease produces the protein MVIKESWQDYSVKIAFYVLLTVFAIFCLFPFISVISSSLSTESSILKHGYSLWPREFSLDAYKLIFKDATIYRAYGVTIFVTVVGTALAMLVTCALAYPLSLRHLKYRNTINFYVYFTMLFHGGLVANYLLISKYLDMKDSIWVLIIPALVSPWNMFLMRNFFKSIDESLAESAKIDGANDIYILFRIILPISMPAIATVGLFYALAFWNKWFEAMLYISKEDLWPLQYLIMRIMSNTQFASELSSKVSLPNYVVPTLTTRLATTVVTIGPIIFLYPFLQKYFVKGLMVGAVKG